A stretch of DNA from Vanrija pseudolonga chromosome 6, complete sequence:
CATCACCAAACGGTGTTTGGTCGTGTCCCGCAATTGAGGGTACTCAGTCTTGGGTCAACTCTAATGGTAGCCCGAACGACGTCGTGTACTGGTGAACTGTAGCAAGAGGCACACTAACGAGGAGAGGTTTCTCGGTGTGTGATGGAATGGCTAGAGTGTCCGTCCGCCCAACCTCACATGCCTGCCGCATTTGCAGAACGGTGCATGGCGATACAGACTGGCGGGGTCACGACCAACAGGCTGGAGGAGTAATGAAAGGCAGAGCTAGCACCGACCACCCCATATCCCGCACACCATGTCCTGGCAACAGTGCGCCTGTATCTATCTCTCTCCGTCTCTCTCTGGAATATGAATGGCCCCACACTTTGAGGGTGGGGGAAAGTCCTCAAGCCTGAGGAGATTGATCGCTCCTAACTAGAATTAAGGATGCTTTTGTCTTtgcgggtgggggtggtggcacTATCACGCCCAGCGTTCGCCTAATGGGTCACAAGACGGTCAAGTGAGCCGTTGTGGCGCAACCTAATGCTAATGCTCTGGTTCTCTGGGTGCTGCGCCGAGGACAATGGGCTGGGCTTGATTGCCGTAAAGTTAAAGGTCCGTTCGATTGTGGAGGGCTGACGCCTGGCGGACATGGACAATGCACCACAAGGTTTGTATGGCCGCGCGTGGCTGATAGGGCTTGCTTCCGAAAGAAGCTGCATCGCGGCCAGGAAAGAGGCGAGGCACCAGGGAAAAGTGGCAGTGCCTGAGGCTGCAGACGCCGGCTAAGCGAATGGAACAACGTGAGGCCTCCCAAAAATGTCAAAACGGCAAGGGAAATGATATTGGGAAGCGCAGGTGGAGCCTTGGCCGAAGACCAACAATGCCCAGCGCCTCCACCCAGGGGTCAGGGAGGGGAGGCAGATGGTGGCTGCAGGGTTTCCGTTCCACTCCTCAAAGAGTCGCCTGACTGTCCGTCTCTTCCAATCCAACAGCACATGTCTTCTTAAAATCCGGTGCCATCTGGTTGGCCGCGACCTCCGGTCTTCAGGATTCTTGATctctcgccgccctcgtccgtctcgggACAACGTCGACCAACATCTCCTTGATATATCACACGACCGACCTCCCGGCTTTCTCAACGCGATCCCAATAACTCGTGTTTTGTCGACGACATCACTCTCCTTCCTGCGCCCCAGTTAACGACACCTACCTTTCACCATGTCCCACACCTCCCGAGCTTCCGGGTCTTCCCTTCTTCACCTCTATCGACCTCTCCAGCTCAATGATGCCCCGGCCCACGACAGCGGTATCCACGACGATGATGGACTGTCCACATCCTCTGGATCTATTAGTTGTAGGTatcgggggcggcgagggaagCGGCGGGCCAGAGTTGACGTTGCAGGCTCTCCCAGCTCCTCTTTCTTTCAATCGGCAATCACTTTCGGCCCTTCACGAGCAGGGCCTAGCATGAAGCTTGacatgagcgccgcgacccacATCAAGCCCCCAATGGTTCGCAGAGAGACATCTGACAGCTCCACTTCCGAGTCGTCAAGCTCCAGCACCGATGCTTTTGAAGGGTGTTTGGACTTGTTGCGCTCCATCAAAGGAACCACCCCCAGCGCCAAGCCAAAGGATGCATGGCAGGTACGTGTTGTCGCGCGAAGCCCCACCGCAGCGTTTGATCAGTCCACTGACGTTCGCCCAGCCTGATCAAGACACTGTGCTTTGTAACAACTCGCAGTGTTCGGCTATGTTTGGGCAGGGAAAGCTGTCCCTgggtcctcgacgccaccaTTGCAGATACTGCGGGATGAGTGAGTGCTCGATTCCAGGCTCAAGCTATCGGCTGACATGGCAGTCTTCTGCGGGTCTCATTCTACTCGTCGCTGGCCTCTCCAGACACTGGATGGCAACAACCGCCCAGCGTTGCTTGCTTTGCGTGTCTGCGATGGGTGCTACTCGGCCCTCGCTGAGGATGAGCCTTCCCCGGCTTGCGTGGCTACCACCTCGGCCAGCTCTGCGTCGTTACCCACAGAGGACCTCCTCCTTTCTGAGGCGTACGGAGTCTGTGGTGCAGCAAGCATTGGCCGATCCCTATCGTCTTCGGCAGTGGATGGGCTGCAGCCCCGATTGGCACCCATTGCGGATTGGATGGACCGATCCGGTGTCCTCAGTCTGTATCCCCTCGCCATTCAATCGTCGCACTCGAGGACTGGATCACCTGTCGCTCCTCGCTCGGCCGGCCCGCTGTTTGCCCCAACTGTCCTCTGCCGTAGGACTGCGAAGGAGAGGGAGTGGGAACGGATGACTttgcgccgacgacgcaagGAAGTGAGCAAGGCGGCTTTCATCGCTACCCCAGCTGGCAGCGAGGCTGGGTCCGACTACGAAGACGACCTCGATACCCCTCTCGCACGGGAGACGGGTGACACGATTTTCCGCCTTGGTGCGCACCCAAGGGACCGCAAGAAGGCTGCTATGGATGTACCCAACGGACCAGCCGATTGGTCGACATTCTAAGCCACACCTAGAAGACTCTGTTTCACCATAATGTGTTCATTATCATCAGTTGTAGTTCTGTATATGTTGTTGACCTTAACCATGTGACAACATTCATGTGATAACGTTCGTTCATTTGATAATGGCGTATGTGATAACACTGAAAGTGGGCTATCTTACTGTCATGTGGAGTCTCAGCAGACACCAGAGGGAGGTTTACCAGAGGGAGGTTTACCAGAGGGAGGTTTTGTGCGCGGCGAAGTGGAGCTTGAACGGGCCGACGATTGGAGATCTGAGTGGGAGGGAGCAAGGATGGATGATGCCTCGTCACGAGAGCCCTACGTCATATGTTTGGGTGGGTCGAGAAAAGAATGCCAATGCCAAGCTCACGCAGAGTGCACACTCAAAGCTGCTACCGTTGTTGTGGAGCCGCCCGAGATATGTATAGTCACGCACGTAGCACGTATGCACTCCACACTGCCGCCGGGACTACACCCTGCTTCTTCACGACCGACCACCGAGCGCCGAGCTTTGCCAACGGTAAACACGGAGGACACGCCGAGACTGACTCGCCGTGGTGCACGCACTCCTCGATTCAAGTATGTGGCATTCGAGTTCAACGGATGTTTTTCTATCAGACGACCAGAGTACACGCGATTATCATTCCGGGGCCCAACACTAATCCAGTCACCCGTCCCATCTAGACTTGTGATCTGACGCACAACGGCTCACAACACAGCTGCACTCATTTCGCCTCACATACCCATCAGTCAACAGTATCAGTCTCCACTTAATGCtgtcccctcccctccctcaaTAGCTGGAATCATAGCCGTTAGCGATGGCTGGCCTCTATAGTGAGTTCCAACGCATGTCGAGCTGACCGAGGAGACGGGCACATACTAGAGTTCCCCCTCATTCGAGTCGACTGCTTCActtctcctcgacctggTACTACTTGGCTCCTTCCCAACCCCAAAGACCCAAGTCTACCGTGGACCCCCGCACCCAACGCCCAGCTCTTCCTCCTGACCCATGTCCATTCCGACCACCTCCTTGGTTTGTCCAACAGCTTTGCTGGGAGGATCCTGTGCTCGCCAGACACCAAGCGAATGCTTCTGAGTCTGGAGGCCGAGTCCAATCGCGTTCATAGCCTGAACGGAATCCTGGAAGTACCCAAGCGCAAGTACGATGggcttcgtcctcggcaccgaGTCGACGGGAATCGTGTACATGTTACTGACATGATTGTAAGTCGATGTCTTGGCGGCTTTTGTTGACTAACTATCAGGAAACACTACCGTACGGTGAAACTCGCGAGTTTGACTTGGGGTACCGGCTCAATGAGCAAGTCAAAGTCAAGATCACGCTTTTCGACGCAAACCATTGCCCAGGCTCAACCATGTAAGCGCTCTTTGGCGAGCAATTGTCTGACGGAAACAGGTTTCTCCTCCAGTCGCCTGACTTTTCGGTTCTTCATACAGGGGATGTCAGGGCGGACTCTCCGTTTGTTGAAAGCCTACGACGAAACCCCACTCTCGAAGAGTACATTGGATCTGGTAGACAGGTTGAGCGCCAGGGTCGATTGCCGAACAAACAACGTTTGGATCGCATCTACCTTGACACTAGTGCGCTGTGAGTACTGTGTTGCCCATTCAAACACGATGGCCATCCTTACCCTTACAGGCTAGGCACTGGTGACATGCCGGACAAGGTGAGTGTTAGGATTCCAACCAAGGTCACTAATAACCCCAGGAGGTCGCGCTTCAAGACGTAatgcagcagctcgacctgTACCCCAGGGACACCGTTTTCTTCTTTAACATATGGTGTTTCGGTTGGGAAGACATCGTGAAGGAAGTTGCGCGATATTTTGGCACGGTTGTGAGTCTAGCCCGACCAACGGCCCCACCAACTGACCTTGGCAGGTTCATGTCGATAGGTACAAGCGATCGATCTACAAGGCTATCGCGTCAGACCCTTCGCTCCTCAAATGCACCACCGAAAGCTGGGAAACGACTCGGTTCCATGCCTGTGAGCGGCTGGCAAGGTGCCCAATGTGTCGTTCAGGAACTCCAGCCGGCCAGGCCGGCAACAAACTCATCGTTCAAGTGGTGTTTGCGGAGATCAAAACCGTCGCGTGGGATATACGACACCAAGAGTTCATTCAACAGTTGAGCCACGCGGTAACAGACAACGGTCGTTACCCAACAACCATTGTGGGTTGCTCATCGGGTTGGTCGCCGCATGCCGCTGACCCAACCGACACAGGAAGTGCCACTGGCCCGGCACTCTTTACTTCCAGAGCTCCGTCGACTAGTTCAGCTCTTCCGCCCCATGGCCATTTCTCCGAACACACTCGTGCCTACATCAAGAGGCATGGACTACTACCTCTTTCCCCAACTTTTCGGAGAGATGCTGTCAAAAGAAGAGCTCGAACGAGCGAAGGGTGAGAGGGACAGCTGGTTTGTGAAGCACAGACACTTTGGAGGCGACTGGCTGGCGAGGCTCAAATGGCAAGAAGAGCAGATCGGTTTACTCGCTTTCATCGGCTCATTCAATGtggagcacggcgacgcgcgccaccCAAGCGGAAGCGCTTCTACCACTCGGACGGACACGCGGGATGTCAGTTACGTCGACCAAGTCAATCGCCTCCTCGGTCCACCTGTTATTAGCGAGGGAGATCGTCTCAACGAACGCGTGAACCCGGATACAACGCTTCGCAAGCCTCTCACCGGAATGGCAGATCAGACCAGCATCCCCTTGTCGATTGATCTTCATTCGCCACCTCTACCGGATCGCCAACCACATCCTTCGAACGCCCAGCATAGTCACAACTCTCATTCGTCTGTGTCTAAAACATCATCTCGTCTCAAAAGGCAAATCGATGATGCTCCAGCCGATTCAACTGCAAAcaagggcagcagcaggaagCAGGTGCGCGCAGAGTCATCGTTTCGAGTGGATATTAGCCACCTGCGTTCTATAACCAACCCCCGTCCCAATCCGTCTTCGGGCGGCCACACTGTGTGACTGCCTGAACCCCATAGTAGTGACGCAATCCAACCGCCAGTTATGTGGACAAAGGCACTTATGCATGTTACATGTTATGAAATCATATTGAGAAGAAAGACTGGGTGTGAGGGTATCACTAAACGCCTAATTCGCGCTCCACTTCACCTCCCTCACTTCGTCGCTTCCTCATCTTAGCCTTGGGGTCATACGACGTCTGAGGGATCGCGACGTAGTCGGCCTTGGCTCTCTGTTCGGCAAGGCGCGTTTGGTAAATCGAAACGTCGATTGTGTCCAATGCCATCAGACGATGAACGTGAACAGTCTTGTTCTGTCCGAATCGGCGAATTCGCCCAATCGCCTGCGTTTCGACTGCGCGATAGTTTAGGAGAGTGTTGGTGAAGAGCGGGCCAATGAAAATAGCATGATTTGCGGTCGTAAGATTGGAGCCGGCCGCTGAAGCATCGTTGATCTTGAGAAGGAGAACTCGGTGGGTGTCGGAATCCGAGGACTGGAAGTTGTCGAGCTTGTTAGCGCGcgccttgacgccgccgccagcgaggGAAATGTGCTTGATACCACCAGCATTGAGAGCATCGGAAACCTTGGTCGCCAGATCATCCCATTgaaggaagacgaggacgcgctcgctccgcgGGATAGTGTTGATCAACTTGACCAGGTGCTCGAGTTTCGCTCCGTAGCGACCAGAGTGAAGCTCT
This window harbors:
- the PLEKHF2 gene encoding Pleckstrin y domain-containing family F member 2; this encodes MSHTSRASGSSLLHLYRPLQLNDAPAHDSGIHDDDGLSTSSGSISWPSMKLDMSAATHIKPPMVRRETSDSSTSESSSSSTDAFEGCLDLLRSIKGTTPSAKPKDAWQPDQDTVLCNNSQCSAMFGQGKLSLGPRRHHCRYCGMIFCGSHSTRRWPLQTLDGNNRPALLALRVCDGCYSALAEDEPSPACVATTSASSASLPTEDLLLSEAYGVCGAASIGRSLSSSAVDGLQPRLAPIADWMDRSGVLSLYPLAIQSSHSRTGSPVAPRSAGPLFAPTVLCRRTAKEREWERMTLRRRRKEVSKAAFIATPAGSEAGSDYEDDLDTPLARETGDTIFRLGAHPRDRKKAAMDVPNGPADWSTF
- the DCLRE1B gene encoding 5' exonuclease Apollo — encoded protein: MAGLYKFPLIRVDCFTSPRPGTTWLLPNPKDPSLPWTPAPNAQLFLLTHVHSDHLLGLSNSFAGRILCSPDTKRMLLSLEAESNRVHSLNGILEVPKRKYDGLRPRHRVDGNRETLPYGETREFDLGYRLNEQVKVKITLFDANHCPGSTMFLLQSPDFSVLHTGDVRADSPFVESLRRNPTLEEYIGSGRQVERQGRLPNKQRLDRIYLDTSALLGTGDMPDKEVALQDVMQQLDLYPRDTVFFFNIWCFGWEDIVKEVARYFGTVVHVDRYKRSIYKAIASDPSLLKCTTESWETTRFHACERLARCPMCRSGTPAGQAGNKLIVQVVFAEIKTVAWDIRHQEFIQQLSHAVTDNGRYPTTIEVPLARHSLLPELRRLVQLFRPMAISPNTLVPTSRGMDYYLFPQLFGEMLSKEELERAKGERDSWFVKHRHFGGDWLARLKWQEEQIGLLAFIGSFNVEHGDARHPSGSASTTRTDTRDVSYVDQVNRLLGPPVISEGDRLNERHPLVD